Proteins encoded within one genomic window of Ctenopharyngodon idella isolate HZGC_01 chromosome 6, HZGC01, whole genome shotgun sequence:
- the sxph gene encoding saxiphilin-like, producing the protein MMTRVRVIVVILLLCIITSWGKKMRWCTVSEPEQRKCAELAKALVAVLPPAAVTAFARLSCVKAYGTADCINKIRDNKADLVTLDAGEVYSAVKQFGLTVVAKEIYRDGGCILAVAVVRNNSSLDMRSLQGSKSCHSGARWTAGWSLPLGHLLSRNLLPWAEDEPLSQAVSAFFKASCVPGATTMAASLCSLCQGQRSYIRQKNFHCETSHSEPFYHNQGALRCLQSRAGDVAFVDHTALDSIDESEKDEFRLLCADGTLAPLSSFRKCNLGRGPGGGVVTRMNIRKIARKFLVAAQMSFGWRGRERQRFQLFESATYGGSDLLFKDVTEKLLVLLEDMDMSQVLGLDYVALLKGLGHEGSSLEDSVVRWCCISHAEQKKCEQWALNIKSDPLVCVKASSMSDCIEKIKRDEVDAVSLDATHAFIAGKCGLVPVVTEYYGEKCDIPERAGGHFESDELPSVYGVAVVRRTSRSLYFGSLGGRRSCHGHMYSPAGWVLPVRHMLSTEHNSSAPCEPNNVYAEVFWKGCLPGGQGNLCKVCMGGTEEAATKRCADNHNERYYGNMGALRCLVGDSSGKSFGDVAFMEHHNLESNIERLHSSGWAEGWLTWDFELLCSDGSRAPLTEWKTCNLGAVPPNIVMTRPVLTSRIYDLLMKSQETIAARPDTGFHLFESQKYGESDLLFKDATKCLVHTSHMDYRTILGDEFYSQAESIFNCTHSNILQFCNQDVCSIF; encoded by the exons ATGATGACGCGAGTGAGAGTTATTGTTGTCATCCTACTGCTGTGCATCATCACCAGCTGGG GTAAAAAGATGCGCTGGTGTACAGTATCAGAGCCGGAGCAAAGAAAGTGTGCAGAGCTGGCCAAAGCACTGGTTGCTGTCCTTCCACCTGCAGCTGTCACAGCCTTCGCCCGTCTCTCATGTGTGAAAGCTTATGGCACTGCCGACTGCATTAATAAGATACGG GATAATAAAGCTGACCTAGTGACTCTGGATGCTGGAGAGGTGTACTCTGCAGTAAAACAGTTCGGTCTCACAGTAGTCGCAAAGGAAATCTACAGAGATG GTGGCTGTATTCTTGCAGTCGCTGTGGTGAGGAACAATAGTTCTTTAGATATGCGCTCTTTACAGGGCAGTAAGAGCTGTCATAGTGGAGCTCGCTGGACTGCAGGTTGGAGTCTCCCTTTGGGACATCTCCTTTCTCGAAACCTCCTTCCCTGGGCAGAGGATGAGCCCCTCAGTCAGG CGGTTAGTGCTTTCTTCAAAGCCAGCTGTGTGCCTGGAGCAACTACAATGGCAGCCAGCCTTTGTTCCTTGTGCCAAGGTCAAAGGTCATACATTCGTCAGAAAAATTTCCATTGTGAGACATCTCACAGTGAACCATTCTACCACAACCAAGGAGCACTCAG atgTTTGCAGTCACGGGCAGGAGATGTTGCCTTTGTGGATCACACAGCTCTGGACAGCATAGACG AAAGTGAGAAAGATGAGTTCAGACTGCTGTGTGCAGATGGTACTCTTGCTCCTCTCAGCAGTTTTAGAAAGTGTAATCTTGGACGAGGCCCAGGAGGGGGTGTGGTCACACGAATGAACATCCGTAAAATTGCTCGAAAGTTTTTGGTCGCTGCCCAG ATGTCATTTGGTTGGAGGGGAAGGGAGCGTCAGCGTTTCCAGCTGTTTGAATCAGCAACCTATGGTGGGAGTGACCTTCTCTTCAAAGATGTGACTGAGAAATTATTAGTTCTGTTGGAAGACATGGATATGAGCCAAGTTCTTGGACTGGACTATGTGGCCTTGCTCAAGGGCCTTGGACATGAAG gTAGCTCGCTGGAGGACAGTGTGGTGAGGTGGTGCTGTATAAGTCAtgctgaacagaagaaatgtgaGCAGTGGGCTCTTAACATAAAGTCAGATCCTCTGGTGTGTGTAAAAGCCTCATCTATGAGTGACTGCATTGAGAAGATCAAG AGGGATGAGGTGGATGCTGTTTCTCTGGATGCCACTCATGCTTTCATAGCTGGGAAATGTGGCCTTGTCCCTGTTGTGACTGAATATTATG GAGAGAAATGTGACATTCCTGAAAGAGCTGGTGGCCATTTTGAGAGTGATG AATTACCATCAGTGTATGGTGTGGCAGTTGTACGTCGGACAAGCCGGAGTTTATATTTTGGAAGCCTGGGCGGTAGACGCTCTTGCCATGGTCACATGTACAGCCCTGCTGGCTGGGTTTTACCTGTAAGACACATGCTTAGCACAGAGCACAACAGCAGCGCCCCATGTGAACCGAATAATG TGTATGCTGAGGTGTTTTGGAAAGGTTGTTTGCCAGGAGGTCAAGGCAATCTATGTAAGGTGTGTATGGGTGGGACTGAGGAAGCTGCCACCAAAAGGTGTGCTGACAACCATAATGAGCGTTACTATGGCAATATGGGTGCATTAAG ATGCTTGGTTGGAGACTCCAGTGGGAAGAGTTTTGGAGATGTGGCCTTTATGGAACACCACAATCTGGAGAGCAACATTGAAC GTCTACACAGCAGTGGCTGGGCAGAGGGTTGGCTCACTTGGGACTTTGAGCTGCTTTGCAGCGATGGCAGTCGGGCTCCTCTGACAGAATGGAAGACCTGTAACTTAGGGGCAGTCCCTCCGAATATTGTTATGACACGTCCTGTTCTTACATCTCGCATTTATGACCTCTTAATGAAGTCGCAG gaAACCATAGCAGCTCGTCCAGATACTGGGTTCCACCTGTTTGAGTCTCAGAAGTATGGAGAGAGTGACCTGCTCTTTAAAGATGCTACAAAGTGCCTCGTTCACaccagtcacatggactatcgCACCATACTGGGAGACGAGTTCTATTCACAGGCTGAAAGCATCTTTAACTGCACACACtcaa ataTCTTACAGTTCTGCAATCAAGATGTGTGCAGCATATTCTGA
- the c6h1orf74 gene encoding UPF0739 protein C1orf74 homolog: MIASEMLISAAQKLLCPRKKRLSPSTCLDVTVQIMAVDLGIKPALLYDSNAASPEQLHLYLSSLQESGVVTSPLRILSIDDNTFIFNPATVQSHLDELLQSKSLLLIDVCPSRKQPVLAGLEKRTEDMIRSLSGFFMNELDEGSSVIMLGEELYNDWNLCTLFGILLGYPASYWFDQTKGFGNCLCMTPLVVCTVWVTWQIHDINHRCCLYSFSVPEELWSEVQSHMQRWTEHLRERFNKQTVLTDLCFSRDAVTLPSVTL, from the coding sequence ATGATTGCCTCAGAAATGCTCATTTCGGCCGCACAGAAGTTATTGTGTCCTCGAAAGAAACGTTTATCTCCGTCTACATGTCTTGATGTGACTGTTCAAATAATGGCTGTGGATCTGGGCATCAAACCAGCGCTGTTGTACGACAGTAATGCAGCATCTCCAGAACAGCTTCACCTGTACCTCAGTTCACTACAGGAGTCTGGAGTTGTAACCAGTCCACTACGGATACTGTCCATTGATGAcaacacattcatttttaacCCTGCCACTGTTCAGTCCCACCTGGATGAACTGCTCCAAAGCAAAAGTCTCCTTCTGATTGATGTATGTCCCTCAAGAAAACAACCTGTCTTGGCTGGCTTGGAAAAGAGAACTGAAGATATGATCAGAAGTCTTTCAGGATTCTTCATGAATGAGCTGGACGAAGGCTCCTCAGTGATTATGTTGGGAGAGGAGTTGTATAATGACTGGAACTTGTGTACTCTCTTTGGAATCTTGTTAGGTTATCCAGCCTCCTACTGGTTTGACCAAACTAAGGGATTTGGGAACTGTCTGTGTATGACACCACTGGTGGTGTGCACTGTTTGGGTCACGTGGCAAATACATGACATAAATCATCGCTGTTGTCTTTATTCATTTAGTGTTCCTGAGGAGCTGTGGTCAGAAGTACAAAGTCATATGCAACGATGGACGGAGCATTTGAGAGAGAGATTTAACAAACAGACAGTTCTGACTGATCTCTGCTTTTCTAGGGATGCGGTCACTTTGCCCTCTGTGACCCTTTGA
- the sirt4 gene encoding NAD-dependent protein lipoamidase sirtuin-4, mitochondrial: MLLPWRSLPPRVAVGRCAFTIQATVQRFVPASSSIDSSALEQLQAFVSQASRLFVISGAGLSTESGIPDYRSEGVGLYARTNRRPMQHSEFVRSAKSRQRYWARNYVGWPQFSSHQPNSAHLALRDWEEKGKLHWLVTQNVDALHLKAGQQRLTELHGSTHRVVCLDCGQLTPRAELQKRFAALNPGWEASACAVAPDGDVFLEDEQVLNFRVPACDACGGVLKPEVTFFGDVVNRTTVHFVHNKLAESDAVLVAGSSLQVFSGYRFLLAASERKLPIAIVNIGPTRADHLTDIRVSARCGEVLPAIQLN, translated from the exons ATGCTGTTGCCATGGAGATCCCTGCCTCCACGTGTGGCAGTGGGAAGATGTGCTTTTACAATACAAGCTACTGTACAACGATTTGTTCCTGCAAGTAGCTCAATTGACTCCAGTGCTCTGGAACAACTCCAGGCCTTTGTGTCACAGGCTTCACGGCTGTTCGTGATAAGCGGTGCTGGACTCTCCACTGAATCTGGAATTCCAGACTATAGATCAGAGGGTGTGGGACTGTATGCACGGACTAACAGGCGGCCTATGCAACACTCAGAGTTTGTGCGCAGTGCGAAATCAAGGCAGCGATACTGGGCACGGAACTACGTGGGGTGGCCGCAGTTCTCTTCACACCAGCCTAATTCAGCACATTTAGCATTAAGGGACTGGGAGGAAAAGGGAAAATTGCACTGGCTTGTTACTCAGAATGTAGATGCCTTACACTTAAAAGCTGGACAACAGAGACTTACTGAACTTCATGGATCTACACACAG GGTTGTGTGTTTAGACTGCGGCCAACTGACTCCACGTGCCGAGCTTCAGAAGCGTTTTGCAGCTTTGAACCCTGGCTGGGAAGCGAGTGCATGTGCTGTGGCCCCAGATGGAGATGTGTTTCTGGAGGATGAGCAGGTGTTGAACTTCAGAGTACCTGCATGTGATGCCTGTGGCGGTGTACTCAAACCCGAGGTGACCTTCTTTGGTGATGTAGTGAACCGGACTACAGTTCACTTTGTGCATAACAAGCTGGCTGAGTCTGATGCAGTGCTTGTGGCTGGATCTTCTCTTCAG GTTTTTTCTGGGTACCGTTTTCTACTTGCTGCTAGTGAAAGAAAACTTCCAATAGCCATCGTGAATATAGGACCTACAAGAGCTGATCATCTCACTGACATCAGGGTGAGTGCTCGTTGTGGAGAAGTGCTGCCAGCCATTCAACTCAACTGA